CAATAACTGGAAGGCAAAATGTATAGCTGGTGTTTCTCATAATGTTGTTATATTTATGCACAGTACAGAGGAGAGTCTATTCTCCTCATGTCCATGAAGAGGTAGAGGAAAGGCtgatttagaaaaagaaaagggatttaTTGTGTTCCAAGCCACCCCACCACCTACCCTTCTGGATGCGCAGCTTCACGGAGGACGTGTGCTCTGTGTGCCCGTTTTTAGCCCCGCACCAGTACCATCCTGCATCCTCCTCTCTCAGGTGGCTCATCACCACGGTGTAAGTCCCATTTTCCTGGTTGCTGCTGGCTATTTGTATTCGCCCTTTGTAGGACTCGTGCACAAACCCATCCACATCCACAAGCAGTGAGCAGCTGGCTTCCTTCCACCTGCACAAGTACTTCTTCTCGTAGTTCCCTTTGGGATCATAGTGGCACTTCACGGACAGCGAGCCTCCGACTGTGCCGCTGAGAAATTTTGGTCTCTTGGGAAGGGTGGAGGCTGCAGGATGGAGAGGACACTGTTAGCATTTCACGCTCCTCATCCGGGGCTGCGAGGAACCCGCGCAGCACATGCAGCCCCCAGTGCCCCGTCCTACCTGTGGTCACCTGCAGAGCCACCATCCGCGGGCTGTCCTGACCGCTGAGCCTTCCCGTCCCGCACCTGTACAGCCCCGAGTCTTCCTTTTTTAAGTCATTTATCAAGATTTTGAAAGCTCCAGAGCTCTCCTGAGCGGTGATAAAGATTCGTCCTTGGTAACTCTTTCCCACGTAGCCATCGGTGTCGGCTATGAGAGTGCAGCCGGTTCTCCCCAGTTTGCACCAGAACCTCTTCTTGCTGCCTTGGGTGTCCCCAGGTGGGCACAGGACCGTGACAGAGCCGCGGAGCTCTCCCTGGACGAGCTCGGTCGACCCCAACGCACCAGCATCTGCAGGGAGAGAGCACGGCAGGCACCGTTGGGCACGCAGcccccaggcaggcaggagggagttTCCTTTTACTTTTATGAACAGCTGATTTGGCCAAATCTGGGTACTTTTATACCCCATCGTTGTAAATATCTGGTTAATAGCACAGGGTAGAAAAAGTCTATACGCCTGCTGTGCGCTGATGCTCCAGCATCTGTCCCCAGACCGCTCCCTGCGAGCTGGGCTGCCGGCGGAGCGgagcctcccctctcccctgccagtATCCTACCTGCCAAAATCGTCAGGTTCAGGCTGACGTACAGGTCTCTGTTGGTGGTGCCGATGCCGCATCGGTAGGTCCCCGTGTCGCTCTTCTTCAGCTCTGTCATTGTCACCGTGAAGGTGCCTTTCTGGGGGATGTCCTCGAGAGACACTCGCCCCGCATGGGCTTTTGAGATGTAGCCGGTTGTAGAAATGACGGTGTAGCAAACTCCGTTTCCTGCTATTCTGCACCAGTATTTTCGGTCGTATTTGTTGGCTGGTATGATGGAGTAGAAGCACTGATGGGTGACCGATCCTCCAACCTCACCTGTCAAAAACCTGGATCCATACAAGGTGCTTGAAACTGGctcttttggggaaagaaagaaacagaagttgcTGGTTACTCAGAGATAACCAGATCCTCGCCTGGCAAAAACCAGCATAGCTCTTTCCAGTCGGGTCATGATTATGAGTGGCACCAGTGGGACACCTGGCTCAGAAAGTTCAGAGTTTATTTTGGATGTTGTGTGTTATCTTCCTTGAATGCCACATTATCCACTTGAGGATAACTGGTGGCACAGAGCCACTGCCCTGTGTCACGGCACAGATGGGGAAGCCCTCGATGCCCCAGACCCCCATCAGCCCCGACAGTCCTGCCTGGAGTTAAATGTCAAGGGCAGCAGTTAACAGCAAACATTTAAGAATAACCTTTGGCATTTGCAAACTCTGCCTGATCTGGCAACTTTCTTCTCCCTCAGATGCATTGCACAGGCACAAGCGGCTGTCTGCAGTGCCAAGCAATTGGAGAGCTGCGATTCTCCCTCCCAGCTCTCGCCATGCCTTTGCTAGCTCTCTGCAGACTTCTAGTGGGCAGGGAGGTTTAACCAGTTTTCATTTTGCAGGTGGAGGTGACTAGTGTCCAAGTGAGGATTTAGCCAGGGACGTGGCCGTGTCCCCAGTTCCTGCTTTGCCTGTTCTCATCAGTGTAAGAGGCTGCAGAGCGGTTTCTCGGTGACTCACCTTGCAGCAAAGCTGCTAAGAGAAAGAGAACCGCCATGTCCAGCCTTCACAAACGTTCGCTCGGCAAGCTTCAAAAACCTC
The Harpia harpyja isolate bHarHar1 chromosome 19, bHarHar1 primary haplotype, whole genome shotgun sequence DNA segment above includes these coding regions:
- the LOC128154249 gene encoding polymeric immunoglobulin receptor-like gives rise to the protein MAVLFLLAALLQEPVSSTLYGSRFLTGEVGGSVTHQCFYSIIPANKYDRKYWCRIAGNGVCYTVISTTGYISKAHAGRVSLEDIPQKGTFTVTMTELKKSDTGTYRCGIGTTNRDLYVSLNLTILADAGALGSTELVQGELRGSVTVLCPPGDTQGSKKRFWCKLGRTGCTLIADTDGYVGKSYQGRIFITAQESSGAFKILINDLKKEDSGLYRCGTGRLSGQDSPRMVALQVTTASTLPKRPKFLSGTVGGSLSVKCHYDPKGNYEKKYLCRWKEASCSLLVDVDGFVHESYKGRIQIASSNQENGTYTVVMSHLREEDAGWYWCGAKNGHTEHTSSVKLRIQKDGYSSLQIIFSTEACSSQHPETSSFVKPTLSSLSVYSTPTQRSITSLAYAMGTVTESTSTLLPTTPPSTSVTSPGKIYHESSSGESRLLPVVLPALILLIFITITILALTKIKLQKETGEERSAIGNLAATPIQAGLNPVKEQTMEQTPSPEKVHECRTDSSRCRIICDILGRFRMTNSCQPYGEKHTFQGD